A stretch of DNA from Acinetobacter sp. C26M:
AGTTGTTGATGGTGGGTGGTATCGACCGTTATTACCAGATTGCTAAATGTTTCCGTGACGAAGATTTACGTGCGGATCGTCAGCCTGAATTTACCCAAATCGACGTTGAAACATCGTTCATGAGTGACGATGACATCATGGATTTAATGGAAGGCTTAACGGTTAAAATGTTCAATGAATTATTGAATGTAAAATTCGATAAATTTGAACGTATGACCTATGCCGACGCAATGCGTGACTATGCATCTGACAAACCAGATATGCGTATTCCATTGAAACTGGTTGACGTTGCAGACTTGATGCAAGACGTAGAGTTCAAAGTCTTTGCTGGTCCTGCAAAAGATCCTAAAGGCCGTATCGTTGCTTTACGTGTTCCTGGTGCTGGTTCATTGCCACGTAGTGCGATTGATGAATACACCAAATTTGTTGGCATCTACGGTGCAAAAGGCTTGGCGTACATCAAAGTCAACGAACTTGAAAAAGGTATTGAAGGTCTTCAATCTCCAATCGTTAAATTCATCGAGCCAATCGTGCTTGATCTATTAAAACGTGTTGGCGCTGAAAATAGCGACATCGTGTTCTTTGGTGCGGATAAAGCTAAAGTTGTAAATGATGCGATGGGCGCACTCCGTGTGAAAATCGGTCATGACTTGAAGCTGACTACTTGCGAGTGGGCTCCACTTTGGGTTGTTGACTTCCCGATGTTCGAAGAAACTGATGATGGTAAATGGACTTCTGTTCACCACCCATTCACACTACCAAAATCAAGTGTTGAAGAAGTGAAGAGCAATCCAGGTGAAGCCCTTTCTGTTGCATACGATATGGTCCTGAACGGTACTGAAATCGGTGGTGGTTCGCTTCGTATCTATACTTTAGAAATGCAGAAAGCAATTTTTGAAGCTTTAGGGATTGGTGAAGAAGAAGCAGAAGAAAAATTCAGCTTCTTATTGAATGCACTCCGTTATGGTGCGCCTCCACACGGTGGTTTGGCATTTGGTCTTGACCGTTTAATCATGTTAATGACGGGCGCATCTTCGATTCGTGATGTGATTGCATTCCCGAAAACCAAGACAGCTGAATGTCCATTGACTCAAGCACCTGCACCAGTTGAAGCAAACCAATTGCGCGACTTAGGTATTCGTTTACGCGAAAAAGCAAAAGCTGAAGAAAAATAAACCATAGGTTTATGATTCAAATAGAACCCTGCTCTATGCAGGGTTTTTTATATTCGAGTTTTGCTTTGCGAACATGGCAGCTAGTGGCATAATAGACTGCTTTTTTATTGAGAGATCCGTCTTATGGCAATGCGTCCTGATGTACGTCGACATGCAATTGTAATTATTGTATTTTCACTTGCTCAATGGTTTTTCATGCGTTACATCTTGGCAAATGAACTCTTCAATATGGATACCAATCAACGCATTTTATACTTCTGTGTAAGTAGCTTGGCGGGTGCTCTGCTGATTTTTGTCGCATTAATCTATATGGTGCTTAAGGGCAACGTAGACAAACAAGACTAAGATCATGTCGTTTTACGCTACCCTACTTCGTATTCTCCCTTTAACACTTTTGCGTAGTATCGCAAAAGTGGTGGCCTACTTTATCAATCAAAATCCGAATAAAAGTATGCTGTGGAAAACCAGAATCAATTTAGGACTAGCTTATCCTCAACTTAGTCCAGAACAAAAAGAACAGCTCGCCAGAGAAAGCGTCACCAAACAATGCCTCAGTTATATTGAATCTGGAAAATGCTGGGCGATGCCACCTGAATGGAGCATCCAGCAGATTCATACGGTACATCATTTAGAAGTATTAACAGATGCGCTCAGTGATCCAAGAGGTGCACTGATTATTACTCCGCATTTGGGTACATGGGAAATGATGAATGCTTGGGTGCATCAATACGGCATTCCAACCATTATGTACAAACCAATGAAAGATTCTGGCTTTAATGCATTTGCCTTGCATGCGCGTCAGCGTCTTAACGCCACATTAGTCCCAACTGATGCATCTGGTGTAAAGGCCTTGTTTAAAAATCTGAAGCAAGGTGGTTTCAGTGTCATCTTGCCCGATCATGTCCCAGATCCGTCTGGCGGTGTCATTGTTCCTTTTTTTGGGATTCCATGCCTAACCAGCACGCTTGCCAGTAAAATGGCACAAAAAACCCAATGTCGCCTAGTCGGCTTAAGTTGTTTCCGTCGTGAAGATGGCGAAGGTTTTGATGTCTATTGTGATGATCTGAATGATCCAAAATTATATAATCGAGATATCGAAATTGCCACAACAGCACTTAATCAAGCAGTTGAACAGATGATCAATCGCTTTCCTGCTGAATATATGTGGGGTTATAAACGGTTTAGAGGTGAATCAACTAATAAAGATCATTATAGATAATCAAAACTTATTTTTATGAATTCCATCGTCAACTTAGTTCAAATCAATTCAGATTAAAACGCTAGAACTACAAAAACTTAATAAAACAATGATATATTATCATTCTGTTTAGACTTACTCTTTACCTAAATGATTCCTAAAATTATTCATTATTGTTGGTTTGGAAAAAAGAATATTCCAGAACCATTACAACACTATATCAATGGTTGGAAAGAAAAATGTCCCGATTGGGAAGTTAAGCTATGGAATGAAGAAAATTTCGATATTAATAGCCACCCTTTTACCCGATCTGCATATCAACAAGAAAAATATGCTTTTGTTTCAGATTATGTACGTGCATGGGCATTATATGAATTTGGAGGTGTTTACTTAGATACGGATGTCGAAATCAAGTTACCAATCGATAATTTCTTAAGTTATGAAGCATTTAGCGGCTTTGAAGGAGTTGACTTACCTTTTACTGCTGTATGGGGGTCAATACCAAAGCACAGTTTTTCAAAAAAAATCTTAGACTACTACCATAATAAAACTTACTCTAATCAATCTCCTCCTAATACTCTATTTATTTCAGATATTCTCACTACTGATTTCCATATAGATAAAAAAACAGATTCTTATCAAGTTGGAAGTGATAATAAAAATATTATTCATATTTTTCCATCGAACTATTTCTGTTTAGATCTCCCAATAAACTACACGACACACCATTTTGTTGGCTCATGGATAGAAGACCACCACAATAGAAAACCATATAAGCAACAACTACATAATAAATACTACTCAAACAAGCTAGAAAATGATTTTTTTTGTGAAAAAGATCAACTAAAGAAAATAGCTAAAAAAATAAACCTAAGCCAACTATTAATAATTATACGTTACTACGTCCGGGCAAAGATAAAATAAGAATCAAAAAAGGTTGCATATTAAAGCATATGCAACCTCTTGATATAAAAGTTAAAGCTATAAAGACGATATTTCATAAAGATTCGGAGGCGATAGAGCCACACCATTCTTAATTTCTATAGCCACTCACTCAAAAATATAAAGTGCTTGAGCTAACTTTTTAGACTTATCTAAAAGTACATCACTTTAATGTATAAAAAACAGATAAATTGAATATAAAATTATGTACTAAAAATGCTATGACAATCATAATTATAAAAATAATGGTATATTATCCAGATATCTTAGACTTAAATTCTATTCCATGATCCCCAAGATTATTCACTACTGTTGGTTTGGAGGAAAAAAAATTCCCGAACCACTACAACACTATATCAACGGCTGGCAAGAGAAATGTCCTGATTGGGAAATTAAGCTATGGAATGAAGAAAATTTCAACATTAACAGCCATCCTTTTGCTCAAAAAGCATATGAAGAAAGAAAGTATGCCTTTGTCTCAGACTACGTTAGAGCATTTGCATTAAATGAGTTTGGAGGGGTTTACTTAGATACAGATGTTGAAATTAAACACTCGATAGATGAATTTCTAGGACTAGAAGCATTTAGCAGTTTTGAAATTGACGCGATTCCTTTCACTTCTGCCGTATGGGGAAGTATTCCTCATCACTCACTCACCAAAAGAATGTTAGATTATTATGACTCAAAGATTTACAGTCACGATGAACCACCCAATACAGTTACGATCAGCAATCTTCTAACCAACTTTTATGCAATTGACCCGCATAAAGATGAGAATCAGATTGGCAATGATGGATCCAATAAAATTCATATTTTCTGTTCTTCTTATTTCTGTTTAGATCTTCCTCAAAATTATACCACTCATCACTTTATTGGCTCATGGTTAGATAAAGATAAAAAAGAAAGCTACAAAGAAAAAGTACATACCGTACATTATACAAATAAAGTTTTAACCGAAAATGTAGCAACAGATAAAATTTTCTTAAAGAATTTGGCAAAAAAAATAAATATTACAAGCCTATTTAACTTGATTCGATATTATCTAAAATATAAGTTCAAGTAGCTTAGACTACTTGAACTCTATTTTCTTTTTGAAAATTTTATAATGCAAACTGTAAATTTGAACAAAAAACCGATAGATCTCTCTTTTTATTTTTAAGCTTATTTTATTTATTTTTACAGGAGAAATCATTTCATTTTTATGTCTTTCTGAACGATCTTTCTGAAGGCAACTCACAAATTTAATATCTTTATTATAAATAAAGTCTTGAATACATAGTGCTGGCTGCATCTGATATATTACTTTATTGGCAATATAGCTATCAAACATAATATCATCAATTGGTTTTACAACATCCAATCCACTAATATAATCAAATAAATTTCTAGCTCCTGCATTGGAAATAATATAACCAGCTGTGCCCAAATGCCTCCCTTTTAAAATAAATAGGGACCTATCATTAATAATATCTTTTTTAGAAAAAAGCTCAACCTGAACCGAATCTGAAAATGCTTCAAGTTTAATAACCTCTGCACTTTCAGGTATCCAGGAGCTATCTTTTAGAAACGATTTTGCTTTTGAACCTAAATAAATATCATCTTCAAAAATTGCCATATAGGGTAAGTTATTATCAATTACTTTTTTCCACAAAGAGAGATGGCTTAAAAGACAACCTATCTCACCTTTTGTTAAAGAACAATTTTTAAGTTCGATTCCTGTATTTTTAAGTGCCTCATCAATCTGATGAGGTTCAATAGCATCAAAATATTGAAATTCAATTTGTTGAGTCATAAATTGCTTATTTATATGCACCCTTCTTTCAAGTGCATTTTTTAAGCTAACGACAGAAATATCCATTCAATGCTCTCTTCTCAGGATCTTGCTAACAACGTACTGTTATTTGAGTAATTATAGGATAAAATAGGATATGACTCAAATTCGCTATATCCCTTCGATGATCTGTTTAAGTATTATTATTCCTGTATACAATGTTGAAAAATACATTCATGAATGTCTGCTAAGTGCATGCAATCAAATAGAAAATAATATCGAAGTTATTATTATCAACGATGGTTCAACTGACCGATCCGCACAAATTATTGATGATTTTATAGACAAACTACCCAATTCGCTCAAACAGAATTTTGTAGTCATTCACCAAAAAAACCTAGGTGTAAGTCATGCGCGAAATAATGGCGTACAGAGTGCTAATGGTAGCTATATAACCTTTATAGACTCCGATGACATCATTGCTGACCAATATATTTCTAAGATATTGTCTGCGATTCAGAAATTTCCTGATCTGATCCAGTTTAATGCATATTGTTTTTTCGAGGGTGCGCCTGAAAAAAACTATCATCTATCCCAACCGTCATTATCTGGTCTACACAAGGTCAACGATGAATTACTTCGCAATATTTTCAATCAAAACAATTGGTTCTCTTGGCTAAGAGTATTTAAACGAGAGTTACTTCTCAATAATCCATTCCCAACAGATATGACCCATTTTGAAGATGCATTTATTGTATCGAAGATACTTACTGAAATTGAGAGTGTATTTATAATTAAAGATAGCATTTATAATTATAGAATTTTAGAAAGTAGTGCTACGCGCGAGAATAATCTAGCAACAAAAAATAAGCTATTAAATAGTTGCTCTGTTTTAATTAAAGAACTAATTAAAAATACTAAAAAAAATGAAGTATTTGCAATACCACTACTTCATTTTTCTTACATCTACCTAGATGAATCAAAAAAAAGTAAAGGTTATTTTATTACGAATAAAAACTGGAAAGAAATCAAAAAAGAAATGAAAGGTTTAAAAGTTAATCTCAGTATTATACAAACAAAAAGAGAGAAACTTTTATTTATATTTCTAGACTTCGGCATTTTCGGCCACTATTTAGCCAGAAAACTAAGCAAAGTTATAAAATAAATACCCAAGAGTAGCAATATATTCTTGGGAAACCCCTTACTTAAATCCAACAGTCTTAAAGAAAATAAGATTTCTGATTTGTTGAAAAATTCGACTTAATTCTAAAAAGATTTTATCCAGCCCTGTTTTTTTATCATAATGTCTTCTGGTTAAGCGTTCTTTATACAAATGACTTGCAAAACGCACACTATCCTTTGTAGAAAAGAGTGTTACGTCTTGGATACACAAGGCTGGTTTCATCTGAGATACAGATAAAATTTTATCTTGAATAAGCTTTTCAAACATCAAGTGATCCAAGGCAATCAACTTATCCAATGACTGAATGTAGCTGATTAATTGCTTAGCCCCATGTAAAGAAAGAATATAACCAGCCGTCCCAAGGTTCTTACTTTTAAGCTCAAAAAGTGCTCTATCAGGCTCACTATTAAAGGTTTTAATCTTTTGTCCTAATGCAACTTTGGAGGTAAATTCTTCAATCTTGATCAGATGCCAATTAGAGTCAATCCAAGAGTTATCCGTAAGAAATACTTTAACATTTTCACCTAAATAAATATCATCTTCGAAAATAGCCATATGTGGAATATTCTCGTTGATCATTTTATTCCACAAGAAAACATGGCTCATAAAGCATGCAACTTCACCTTTTGTTAAAGACTGTCTATCAACGTTTAAGTTAAGTTCTTTCGCAAAAAGAGCTGCTGGCTCAGGAGTCAAAGCATCAAAAAAGTCAAAACTTATACTTTTTTTACCAAACTCACTACAAATATGTTCTCTACGTTCACTGGCCGTCGAGAGACTAATAACAAATTTTTTCATAGTAGTAAAAAACTGAAGATTAGTCATATTTTACTACCTTTTTGAATAAGCTTCACCACCAATTCATATGGGCAGCGAAGTTGTCTAAAAGTTAAGAAAGATCAAGCAGAGAACCATCCAGATACATTCCCTTTTCATAATAATGGCTCAGGGTTTTTCTTTCCTTACCGGCAAGCTTAATCAATCTTGGCATTTCCTGAGGCGGGTAATTGATTGCCATATCAATCAGCACTTTTTCTTTGACCCATTGATGCTTCACTTGGAAAAATAAGGCATTTTTATCACAGTTAATCAAACTCATACTTGGTAAATGGCTACGCATCACCTTCTGACAAGCCACATAGGCAACCAAATATTCTAAACGACCAATCTGTTGAAATAAGTCCTGATATTGTGGCTCTGTTTGCTTAAGTTGCTGTAGATAAGCTTTAGGGCTCATTTCAATGGCTTTTGCCAACTCATTGAACCACGCTTTAAAGAAGATATTTTTCTCTGTACTGGCCAGTAACCAGTTCTCTAATACGGGAAACTCTTTAAGGGTGGTGTTCTTCGCACGATAGTAGGCAAAGCTATTGGTTTGATTCTTCAACACTAACGCTTGAATCCAGTCCAAACTCTCATAAACAATCGTACTGGCATCTAGCCAAATGCCACCATGTTGATAAATCAGCTCAAAACGGATGAGATCAGCTTTTTGCTGAGGTGTTGCATGTTGAAAGCGCTCATAGTCAATGTCACAAAAATCCTTAACGGTATCAGGGGTTAAAAAATTAACCTCATAGTCCGGATTGGTTTTTTTCACTTGCTCAACACATTGTTCAACAAAGCTTGAAAGTTTCCCTTCCCAATACATCCAGATTTTTTTAGGAATCACCGCATTTTGCACAATCGGATTAAGAACAATTAAATCGGCTTCATTATCTATTGCTTCATTCACTCCTCTCTTTTTATTCGAATACATCGTATAAAACTTTAAGAGATAGAATATTTTTTTAAATATTTTCATAGAGGGAACTCAGCAAAAATCAAATCACTTGTGCTTTTCATGTCATGCCAATGATTTACACATATCACTTTCATTAAAGGAAGAGATGCTTAAAAGCATAAAAACGGTCACGCCACATTCTTTTCTGCTTCTTGAAACCATGAGACGAATCACGATTTTCTAAATCCTTACGCTGAATCCCCTGACTTGCAACAGTACCTAAAATATCACTGTCTAAACCTGCTGGTTTTACAAAAGGTTGCCAAACGCCTAGACCTTTACCATTTTTACTGAGCCAGCCTTGGAAGAAGATATCGACAGGAACATGAATTTGTTTCCCAACTTTTACAAACTCTTCTGCACCTTTGCGAGACCAAAGCAATCCGACCCCACGAATCGGAAAATAGTAAGCATGCCATAATTGATATTGATCTATCTGGATAATGTCTTTTGCTAATTTTTTCTTTTTAGCAGCCATATTTACCACGTACCAATCTAATTCTTTATGCTGATCTAAATAGTTAAGAAGCGAATCAAGATTCTGCTTAAAGTTGGGTAGAACCTGAATATCATCTTCTAACACCACCAAATAATCAGCATCAGTTTCAAGAAATTTTTCAGCACAGCCATAGTGGCTCAGATAACAACCTAATTCAGAATTAATCAGACTACGCCCTAAAATTTTCTGTGCTTCTACATCATCATAATTTGTAAACTCTGATAAAGGCTTACCACGACCATCGTAGGCAGCAAAGCGGGTAAATGGCCAACCTTCGTGCTGCAATTGGGCCGTTGCACTGGCTAGACGCTGATCACTGCCATCAAGGTTAATTAGATAAGTTTCAACTTTCATCATTTATCCTTTGGCCGTTTCAGCCAATAAAACGTTGGGTATATAGCCTGCCAATTTTTGATTTAAAGCTGCATAAATTTCTGTCGCTGCCACATCACTCAATTGATCTAGACTTTGCATGCACCCATATTTAATTTGTTCATTACCCAAGCTTTGCAAGAAGCTGCTTAAACTGCTTTCATTTTTCAAATAGGCAATATCAAGATCAGGCTTTAACAAGGCCTCATCTTTTTGAATTTTCAAATGATTCATCAATGAAATCGGATTAATTTGCTCGACACTGCGAAATTTATACTGAATCTGCTTTTCCAGAAATGTCGGATGCTCTAGTAAATAGTCTTGTAATATTTTACGGTCAACCGCGTGTGGATAATGGTGAATCTCAAAAAACTTTTTAAATCCAAGCATATCTGCCCCCAACATTTGAGCAATCATATGTTTAGGTTGAATGGGCTTATTAAAATATTGATTTAACAATTGACGGTACCAAAGCTTGGCCTTGAGCGCAAAACTGCTCTGCCAATGCCCGTAAATCACCATTTTCTGATCGACAAGAATATCTTCCAGCTGCGCAGGTGCGTTAAAAAAGAAATCATCATTCAAATAGAAAAAATAATCCGATAATCCCTGAATATTCCAAAGCATGGTTTCAATCGAACGTGTATTGAAAGTCGGCAAGTATTGTTCATAACCCGCAAAAATTTCGCGATGATCTACAATGCGAATTTTACCTGCTTCACAAATCCCATCCGTTATAAAATCATCAATCCACTGTGGTTGCTGACCATCGGTCACAATATAGATATGTCGGCAAAATGGGACATATTTCAAAATAGATGCAACGTTATAATAAATTTCATGGTTGCTGGCAAAGCGAGTATCACTAATAGCATCAGAAGCTAATACTTTGCCCTGATACTGCATGCGCTTCTGCTTTAACTTTGGATCATTGCCATCCACCCAAGCAATCACCACATCAACCGGTTGCATCATTTCACTCATCAATTCACTCTTAAACGATTAGAAGGCACAAGAATCGGCCAAACATGTTTAATCTAGGACTACATGATAACATCACTGATCTGTTCACAGGCAGTCTCTTTTCGTAATGCTAGGCATCTTGATCATGTAATCATTCCATATAAATCAATATATTATAATTATTAAAATTCTCACATCAGAGAAGTGCTCATGCATCGCGCAATTTAGCCAATTTAGCAAGTTTATTAATCGCAACTTAAACTCTGACAATCCCTAACAAAATCAAACCTTTTGGAATCATTTCTCATCAATATTTACGACATTTTTATTAGACGAATTTAGGTATTTTTATTATAATTACAGGTTACTTTAATGGGATTTAATCTTTTGACTGATGATTTATAATTACTTTGAGTATCAAGCAAAAATAATTAGAACTAAATTTGTTTCAGATAAAGCGTATCTGACTAAACGGTTTATCTGCAAATTAGGTTATACCCCTAATTTTTGCTCGCCAAAAAGCTTCAATGAAAAAGTTACTGCCCGAATGATTTTTGAGCGAAGTCCGCTATTCACAAAATTAGCAGACAAATGCGCAGTCAGACAGCTGGTTTCAGCAAAAGTCGGTGATGCCTATTTTGTTCCATTGATTGGCATTTACAAATGTATTGATGAGATTGATTTTAATCAGTTACCCAATCAATTTGTTTTAAAGTGTACCCATGACAGTGGCAGCGCCATGATCTGCCGCGACAAGAGCAAATTTAGTGTAGAAGCAGCAACAGCTAAAATCAAAAATCATCTCAAAATGAACATGTATTTTAGAAAGCGTGAATGGCACTACAAAGATATTTGCCCTAAAGTGCTGGTTGAGGAATATGTTGAGCTCTATGTCGACCCTACCAGCCAATCCACCATTACTACGTGTCGTGTGCACTGTTTTGAAGGCCGTCCCGAATATTTGGAAATTGATGTTCAAGATGCTCAAGGCAATGACTACTCAAATATGTATGACACTCAATGGCAGTTACAGCCATTTCGGGTCGATCTTAAAGAAAACTCTCCTTCCGCTTTAACGGCACCGAAGCAATTGCAAGAAATTATTCAACTGTCAGAAAAGCTTTGTTTTGCGTATGGTTATAGCCGAATTGACTTCCTATTGTCTCAAGATCATGTGTATTTTAGTGAAATCACCCTCACTCCGAATGCAGGGCGAATGGTCATTACACCAGTAGAATGGGATTTAAAATTAGGCTCACTCTGGTTATCCTATTAGCCGTTCATCATGTATTAGAATCTGTTAGGTATTTATGAAAATAGCGATTGCTGGAACAGGATATGTCGGATTGTCAAATGCTATGCTATTTGCACAACACCATGAAACCATTGCACTTGATATCCTACAAAGTAAAGTAGATTTGCTGAACGACAAAATATCACCGATTCAAGATCATGATATTTCACTCTTTTTAAAAGAAAAAAACTTAAATTTCACAGCCACCACTGATCAGCAACTGGCTTATCAAGATGCTGATTTTATTATTATTGCCACCCCAACCGATTACGATCCACAAACCAATTATTTTAATACGCAAAGTGTAGAAAGTGTCATCCAAGATGTTTTGGCAGTCAATCCAAATGCGACTATGATCGTTAAATCAACAGTGCCTGTTGGTTTCACTGAACAAGTCAAAAACAAATATCAAACCCAAAACATTATTTTCTCACCAGAGTTTTTACGTGAAGGCAAAGCACTACACGACAACCTTTATCCTTCGCGGATTATTGTCGGTGAACAGTCTGAACGTGCCCAGCAATTTGCAGACCTACTGGTCGAAGGTGCGATCAAGCAGGATATTCCTGTATTGCTGACTCACTCGACCGAGGCTGAAGCAATTAAGCTATTTGCCAATACCTATTTAGCAATGCGGGTTGCCTTCTTCAATGAACTAGATACTTATGCACAAAGCTTTGGTCTAGATACGAAACAAGTAATTGATGGCGTTTGTCTCGATCCTCGTATTGGTAGCCACTACAACAACCCGTCTTTTGGCTACGGCGGCTATTGTCTGCCAAAAGATACCAAGCAATTACTGGCTAACTATAACAACGTCCCAAGCAATCTGATTAAAGCCATTGTCGATGCCAATCGCACTCGTAAAGATTTTATTGCAGATTCAGTTCTCGCACGAAATCCAAGTACGGTGGGAATTTACCGTTTAGTGATGAAAAGTGGCTCTGACAATTACCGTGCCTCAGCTATTCAAGGCGTGATGAAGCGACTAAAGGCGAAAGGTCTGGAGATTATTATTTATGAACCAACCTTTCATGAAGACAGCTTCTTTAAGTCAAAAGTCACTCAGGATCTAAATGAATTCAAACAATCTTGCGATGTGATTATTGCCAATCGCCTCTCCAATGAATTGCTAGATGTACAAGATAAAGTTTATACCCGAGATATTTTTGGAGGCGATGAATGAAAGTTCTAGTCACAGGTGCTGCTGGATTCATCGGCTTTAGTGTTGCAAAAAAACTGCTGGAACGCGGTGATAATGTGGTCGGTTTTGATAACTTCAACGATTATTATGATCCATCACTGAAAGAGGCACGTGCTCAGCAATTGCAACTACTGGCTGAACGCAACGATACAGGCAGTTTCACTCTGATTCGTGACAATCTCGCCAATAAAGCTGTGGTGGATCAATGCTTCCAAGATCATACTTTTGATCGTGTCATTCATTTGGCTGCACAAGCAGGTGTACGTTACTCATTGGAGAACCCGCATAGCTACGTGGAAAGCAATCTGATTGCGTTTACCAATATTTTAGAAGCTTGTCGCTATGCAGAAACGCCGCACTTGACCTATGCAAGTACCAGTAGTGTGTACGGTGCCAATACTACCATGCCATTTAGCGAACAACACGGCGTGGATCATCCTTTACAATTCTATGCTGCAACTAAACGCGCCAATGAATTAATGGCACATAGCTACAGTCATTTATTTAAATTGCCAACCACAGGGTTACGCTTCTTTACCGTCTATGGCCCGTGGACGCGTCCAGAT
This window harbors:
- a CDS encoding lysophospholipid acyltransferase family protein; the protein is MSFYATLLRILPLTLLRSIAKVVAYFINQNPNKSMLWKTRINLGLAYPQLSPEQKEQLARESVTKQCLSYIESGKCWAMPPEWSIQQIHTVHHLEVLTDALSDPRGALIITPHLGTWEMMNAWVHQYGIPTIMYKPMKDSGFNAFALHARQRLNATLVPTDASGVKALFKNLKQGGFSVILPDHVPDPSGGVIVPFFGIPCLTSTLASKMAQKTQCRLVGLSCFRREDGEGFDVYCDDLNDPKLYNRDIEIATTALNQAVEQMINRFPAEYMWGYKRFRGESTNKDHYR
- a CDS encoding glycosyltransferase — translated: MTQIRYIPSMICLSIIIPVYNVEKYIHECLLSACNQIENNIEVIIINDGSTDRSAQIIDDFIDKLPNSLKQNFVVIHQKNLGVSHARNNGVQSANGSYITFIDSDDIIADQYISKILSAIQKFPDLIQFNAYCFFEGAPEKNYHLSQPSLSGLHKVNDELLRNIFNQNNWFSWLRVFKRELLLNNPFPTDMTHFEDAFIVSKILTEIESVFIIKDSIYNYRILESSATRENNLATKNKLLNSCSVLIKELIKNTKKNEVFAIPLLHFSYIYLDESKKSKGYFITNKNWKEIKKEMKGLKVNLSIIQTKREKLLFIFLDFGIFGHYLARKLSKVIK
- a CDS encoding glycosyltransferase family 25 protein, whose product is MKKFVISLSTASERREHICSEFGKKSISFDFFDALTPEPAALFAKELNLNVDRQSLTKGEVACFMSHVFLWNKMINENIPHMAIFEDDIYLGENVKVFLTDNSWIDSNWHLIKIEEFTSKVALGQKIKTFNSEPDRALFELKSKNLGTAGYILSLHGAKQLISYIQSLDKLIALDHLMFEKLIQDKILSVSQMKPALCIQDVTLFSTKDSVRFASHLYKERLTRRHYDKKTGLDKIFLELSRIFQQIRNLIFFKTVGFK
- the aspS gene encoding aspartate--tRNA ligase, which codes for MMRTHYCGSLTEAQIDQTVTLCGWVHRRRDHGGVIFLDMRDRDGLVQVVIDPDTPEAFATADKARSEFVLKITGRVRRRYEGTENANMVSGQIEVLGKDIEVLAASDTPPFPLNDENTNISEEIRLKYRFLDIRRPEMLERLRFRSKVTNLIRNYFEDHGFLDVETPILTRATPEGARDYLVPSRVSNGSFYALPQSPQLFKQLLMVGGIDRYYQIAKCFRDEDLRADRQPEFTQIDVETSFMSDDDIMDLMEGLTVKMFNELLNVKFDKFERMTYADAMRDYASDKPDMRIPLKLVDVADLMQDVEFKVFAGPAKDPKGRIVALRVPGAGSLPRSAIDEYTKFVGIYGAKGLAYIKVNELEKGIEGLQSPIVKFIEPIVLDLLKRVGAENSDIVFFGADKAKVVNDAMGALRVKIGHDLKLTTCEWAPLWVVDFPMFEETDDGKWTSVHHPFTLPKSSVEEVKSNPGEALSVAYDMVLNGTEIGGGSLRIYTLEMQKAIFEALGIGEEEAEEKFSFLLNALRYGAPPHGGLAFGLDRLIMLMTGASSIRDVIAFPKTKTAECPLTQAPAPVEANQLRDLGIRLREKAKAEEK
- a CDS encoding glycosyltransferase; its protein translation is MIPKIIHYCWFGGKKIPEPLQHYINGWQEKCPDWEIKLWNEENFNINSHPFAQKAYEERKYAFVSDYVRAFALNEFGGVYLDTDVEIKHSIDEFLGLEAFSSFEIDAIPFTSAVWGSIPHHSLTKRMLDYYDSKIYSHDEPPNTVTISNLLTNFYAIDPHKDENQIGNDGSNKIHIFCSSYFCLDLPQNYTTHHFIGSWLDKDKKESYKEKVHTVHYTNKVLTENVATDKIFLKNLAKKINITSLFNLIRYYLKYKFK
- a CDS encoding glycosyltransferase family 25 protein; translation: MDISVVSLKNALERRVHINKQFMTQQIEFQYFDAIEPHQIDEALKNTGIELKNCSLTKGEIGCLLSHLSLWKKVIDNNLPYMAIFEDDIYLGSKAKSFLKDSSWIPESAEVIKLEAFSDSVQVELFSKKDIINDRSLFILKGRHLGTAGYIISNAGARNLFDYISGLDVVKPIDDIMFDSYIANKVIYQMQPALCIQDFIYNKDIKFVSCLQKDRSERHKNEMISPVKINKISLKIKREIYRFFVQIYSLHYKIFKKKIEFK
- a CDS encoding glycosyltransferase, with translation MIPKIIHYCWFGKKNIPEPLQHYINGWKEKCPDWEVKLWNEENFDINSHPFTRSAYQQEKYAFVSDYVRAWALYEFGGVYLDTDVEIKLPIDNFLSYEAFSGFEGVDLPFTAVWGSIPKHSFSKKILDYYHNKTYSNQSPPNTLFISDILTTDFHIDKKTDSYQVGSDNKNIIHIFPSNYFCLDLPINYTTHHFVGSWIEDHHNRKPYKQQLHNKYYSNKLENDFFCEKDQLKKIAKKINLSQLLIIIRYYVRAKIK
- a CDS encoding capsular polysaccharide synthesis protein, which gives rise to MKIFKKIFYLLKFYTMYSNKKRGVNEAIDNEADLIVLNPIVQNAVIPKKIWMYWEGKLSSFVEQCVEQVKKTNPDYEVNFLTPDTVKDFCDIDYERFQHATPQQKADLIRFELIYQHGGIWLDASTIVYESLDWIQALVLKNQTNSFAYYRAKNTTLKEFPVLENWLLASTEKNIFFKAWFNELAKAIEMSPKAYLQQLKQTEPQYQDLFQQIGRLEYLVAYVACQKVMRSHLPSMSLINCDKNALFFQVKHQWVKEKVLIDMAINYPPQEMPRLIKLAGKERKTLSHYYEKGMYLDGSLLDLS